A stretch of DNA from Calditrichota bacterium:
GGAGTCGCGCATCACCGAGGTGGGGCAGCTGGGCAATGTCACCATCATCGACCGGGCGGAGGTGCCCGTCAGCCCGGTGAAGCCGAAGAAGCGCGTGAACCTCATGCTTGGGGCGGTCATTGGGCTGATGCTCGGCTTGGGCATTGCCTTTGTCATGGAGTACATGGATACCTCGGTGCGCAGTATCGAGGACGTGGAGGCGCTGGGGCTCAACCTCATGGGCACAATTCCGGTGATCCGCGCCACGCAGCGAGATGGCCGCCCGGAGGGGGTACCGGGCCGACGCTTGGACGAGGAGACGCGGCGGATCGAGGAGCGCCTGGTCACGCATCTCCGCCCCAAGTCGCCGGTGTCCGAGGCCTACCGCAGCCTGCGCACGAGCATCCAGTTTGCGCGCAGCGATGTGCCGGTACGCACGCTCGTAGTCACCAGCGCCGGACCAAAGGAGGGGAAATCCACCACTGTGGCCAACTTGGCCATCACCATGGCGCAGCTGAACACGCGCACGCTGTTGGTGGACGCCGACCTGCGGCGCCCGGTGCTGCACAAGCTGTTCGGCCTGCGCGGGGACATGGGCCTGACCAATCTGTTGGTGGGCAAGGCCACTTTGGACGAGGTGCTGCAGAGCACGGCGGTGGAGAACCTGACCGTGGTGCCGGCCGGGGTGCTGCCACCAAACCCATCTGAGCTCCTGGGCTCGCAACAGATGCAGGCGTGCATGGACCAGTTCCGGCAGCGCTTTGATGTAGTGCTATTCGACACTCCGCCGGTGATTGCCGTGACGGACGCGCCGCTCTTGGCGCGCCTGGTGGACGGCGTGCTGTTGGTGGTCAACTCCGGGAGCACCGACCGCGAGGCGTTGCTGCGGGCCAAGGAGGTGCTGGACCAGGTGAACGCGCCGGTGTTGGGTGTGCTGCTCAACAACATCACCGCCAGCAACATGTACGGCAGCTATTACTACTATTATTACTACCACTATTACTACTACGGCGACGGGGAGAAGAAGAAGGAAAAGGTGAAAAAGCGCAGGCGTCGCGGCAGCGAGGTCGCGTGAGCCTGGCGCAGAGGTGAGCAAGCTGCGTGGGAAGCGGGGCGCGCCACGGGTGAGGAGAGGCAGGTCGGGTCGGTCGGAGAGTTGTGCTTCCCACGCTAACTGAGCGCCCCTGGGAGGGGATGAGGTGATGTGGACATCGTTCCACGCATGCCCCGCGCGAGCGTCGGTATGCGCCCGCGGGCAGCGCGCGTGCCTTGTTCTGCAGGGAGAGCGGCTCTCTGTAAGTGACAGGGCGGTAGCGTGCCCGGCCAAAGCGAAAGCCCGATGATCAGCCAGACAGACCCCTACTGGTATGCATTTGTCACCCGGCCGCGCCACGAAAAGCGCGTGGAGAAGCAGCTGCGCGGCAACGGCGTCGACTGCTACCTGCCCCTGCATCGCACCCTGCACCAGTGGAAAGACCGCCGCAAATACGTGGAGGTGCCGCTTTTTTCCTGCTACATCTTTGCCCACATCTCCTACTTCAAGCGCTACGATGTGCTCACCGTGCCGGGGGTGGTGCGCATCGTCTCCATCGGCAACCAGCCCACCCCGGTGCGCGATGAGGAGATCGAGGCGGTGCGCGCCCTGCTGGCCAGCAAGACGAGCTTTGAGCTGAGCCAGGAGCTGCATTATGGCGACCGCGTGCGCATCGTCGAGGGGCCGCTGGCTGGAGTGGAAGGGGAATTGGTGGACTTTCGCTGCGGGCAGAAGGTGGCGCTCAACGTGGGGGTGATCGGGCAGTCGCTCTTGGTGGAGATCGAGCAGAGCAAATTGGTGCGCGTGGCCGCCTCCCAGGAGCACGACAAATCCGCGTCCAAGTGGGTGGCGCGCTGGCGCTCCATGGGGCTCCCTCTGCGCGAGTGAGGAGGAAAGCGTGGCGCACTATTTGGTGACCGGCGGGGGTGGATTCATCGGCTCGCACTTGGTGGAAGAGCTGCTGCGGCGCGGCAACCGGGTGCGGGTGCTGGACAACTTTGCCACCGGCAAGCGGGAGAACATCGCCGCGCTCCTGGCCGCCCTGCGCGATGAACAGCCGCAGGTGGATTTCGCCGGCCGGCTGGAGGTCGTCGAAGGCGATGTGCGCAGCTACCACATCGTGCGCGAGGCGGTGGAAGGCGTGGACTTTGTCCTGCACCAGGCGGCGCTGCCCTCGGTGCCCAGGTCGGTCAAGGACCCCATCACCAGCAACGAGGTGAACGTGGTGGGGACGCTCAACATTCTCAACGCCGCCAAGGAGACCGGTGTCAGGCGCATCGTCTACGCATCATCGTCGTCCATTTACGGCGACTTGGAGACGCTCCCCAAGACCGAGGATATGCTGCCCAAGCCGCTCTCTCCTTATGCAGTGTCCAAGTTGGCCGGGGAGAAGTATTGCCAGGTCTTCACCCGTCTCTACGGTTTGGAGACCGTCTGCCTGCGCTACTTCAACGTGTTCGGCCCGCGCCAGGACCCGGCCTCGCAGTATTCGGCGGTGATCCCCAAGTTCATCCGCCTCATCGCCCAGGGCGAGCGGCCTACGGTGTACGGGGACGGCAGCCAGTCGCGGGACTTCACCTACGTGGGCAATGTGGTGCAGGCCAATCTGTTGGCCTGCGAAGCCGCGCCTGAGGAGTGCTCCGGCGAGGTGTTCAACATCGCCTATGGCAGACGGGTGACCATCAACGAGTTGGTGCGCGTGCTCAATGAGCTATTGGGGCGGAATGTGGAGCCGATCTACGCGGAACCGCGGCTTGGTGACGTAAAGCACTCGTTGGCCAATATCGGCAAGGCGCGGCAGTACCTGGGCTACAACCCGGAGATCGACTTTGCCGAGGGCCTGCGGCGCTGCGTGGCGTTCTTCATGAGACAGGAACGAATCGAGGCAGAACAGCAACGAAAGGAAACAGTGCATGGCTGACTTTGCGGTGGTGGGTGCAGGGCGGTGGGGCAAGAATCACGTGCGGACGCTGCACGAGTTGGGCAAGCTGCGGGCAATCGTCGAGACCGATGCCGGCCGGCGCCAGGAGATGGCGGCGCTCTATCCGGGAGTGGCAGTGTACGCCAGCGTGCAGGAGTCGCTCGCCGCGGAGCTGGACGGCTACGTGGTGGCCACCCCGGCAGCAAGCCACTTTGCGGTGACCAAATTCCTGTTGGAGCAGGGCAAGCATGTGTTGGTGGAAAAGCCGCTGGCCCTGAGCTCCAAGGACGCGGCAGAGCTGGCCGACCTTGCCGACCGCAAGGGGTGCAAACTCATGGTGGGGCATGTGTTGCTCTACCATCCGGCGATTCGCAAGATAAAGGAACTGTTGGACCAGGGGGCGCTGGGCAGGCTGCAGTACATGTACAGCAACCGCCTCAACTTGGGCACGGTGCGCACCGAGGAGAACATCCTATGGAGCTTTGCGCCGCATGACATCTCCATCTTTCAGTACTTTGTGGGTGCCCTGCCGGAGGCGGTGGTGTGCGAAGGCGGGGTGTTCCTGCAGCCGGACGTGCACGACACGACGATGACCGTGCTGCGCTATCCGGACAATGTGGTGGGTCACATCTTTGTTAGCTGGCTGCATCCGTTCAAGGAGCACCGGCTGGTGGTGATCGGCTCCAAGGGGATGGTGTCCTTCGAGGACTCGAGCGCGCGCAAGGAGCTGCTCTTTTACGAAAAGGGGATCGACTGGGTGGCTGGCGAGCCGGTCACGCGCGAAGGGGCGACGCGAGCCATCGATTATGAGAAAAAGATGCCGCTCACCGAAGAGCTGAGGCACTTTGTGGAGTGCGTGGAGCAGGACAAGGTGCCGTTGACCAATGCGCGCGTCGGGGTCGAAGTCCTGCGCATCTTGGAGATGGCGGAGGCGAGCCTGAAGAAGGTGCCACCTCCACGGCCGGTGCGCGAGTTTTACGCGCACGAGAGCGCGGTGGTGGACAAGGGGGCGAAGATCGGCAAGGGCACCAAGATCTGGCACAATTCGCAGGTGCAGGCCGGGGCGCAGATCGGCGAGAACTGTGTCATCGGGCATAACTGTTTCGTGGCGGGCAGGGCGGTGCTCGGCAACGGGGTCAAGTTAGAGTCGAACGTGGACGTGTGGGACCTGGTGACCTTGGAAGACTATGTATTTGCCGGGCCGTCGGCGGTGTTCACCAACGACATCAATCCGCGCTCGCGTTACCCCAAGGCCAAGTACCCGCAGTACGGCAAGTGGGTGCCGACGCTGGTGAAGCAGGGTGCGTCCATTGGGGCGAATGCGACGATTGTCTGCGGGGTGACCATCGGCAGGCATGCGTTCATCGGTGCCGGGGCAGTGGTCACGCGCGACGTGCCCGACTATGGGTTAGTGGTGGGCTCACCGGCGCGGCTCATCGGCTGGATGTGCGAATGCGGTACGCGCCTGCCACTGGCCAAAGAGCCACCCGACGGCTCCCATGCCCAATGCCCCACCTGCGCCCGCGGCTACCAATTCACCTCCGGCTCCCTGGTAGAAGTGTCCGAGGGCTAAGACAGGGCCCAAACAATGCGCATCCCGTTGCGTCCTTTGCGCCTCCATTTCTCTCGCAAAGTCCGCAAAGGTCGCCAAGTTTTTGGGGTGGGGGGTGACAATAGAAAAGTCTTAGCGTTCTTTGCGGTACTTGGCGTCCTTTGCGCGAGCCTTTCTCTCGCCAAGGCCGCAAAGGTCGCCAAGTTTTTGGGGGCGGGGGGGGACAATAAAAAGGTCGTGGCGTTCTTGGCGGAACTTTGCGCCCTTTGCGCGAAAGTCCCATGACGGAAAACGACATTGCGAGAGAAGTATTGAACGCCGCGTTCGCGGTACACACGAAACTCGGCCCGGGACTCTTCGAGACCGTCTACGAGGCTGCGCTGGCCCATGAGCTGCGCAGACGCGGCCTGCGCGTGGAACAGCAGAAAGACTTGCCCGTGCGCTATGAGAACGTGCGCATCGATGTCGGCTTCCGCATGGACCTGCTGGTAGAGGATAAAGTGGTGGTGGAGCTCAAGTCAGTGGAGGAGGTGGTGCCGGTGCACAAGAAGCAACTGCTCACCTACCTGCGCCTCGCTGACAAACGCCTGGGCCTGCTCATCAACTTCAACACCGCGCGCCTCAAAGACGGCATCACGCGCATTGTCAACCAACTCCCCGAGTAGGTACTCTCGCGAGGACCGCCAGGATATCGCAAAGGAAACGAGTGGTTTGCTGATAATCTTTTCCGCCGGGTGGTGGGGGGAACGTTAGAAGGAGAGTGTTTGCGTCCTTTGCGGGTCTTTGCGTCCTTCGCGTGAAAAGATGAAACTCGTGCTTGTCGCAGGCGCGCGGCCCAACTTTATGAAAGTGGCCCCCATCCTGAAAGGCCTGCGCGCCTACCCCGAGCACTTTACCCCGGTCTTTGTCCACACCGGGCAGCACTATGACGCCGACATGTCCGACGTCTTCCTGGCCGACCTGGGCCTGCCCCAACCGGACCACTACTTAGGCGTGGGCTCGGGCACGCACGCCGAGCAGACCGCCGCGGTGCTGGAAGCCTTCGAACCGGTGGTGCACGCCGAGCGCCCCGACGTGGTCATCGTCGTCGGGGACGTCAACTCCACCTTGGCTGCGGCTTTGGCAGCCGCCAAGCTCTGCGTGCCCGTGGCGCACGTGGAGGCAGGCCTGCGCTCCTTCGACCGCACCATGCCTGAGGAGGTCAACCGCATCCTC
This window harbors:
- a CDS encoding UpxY family transcription antiterminator, which translates into the protein MISQTDPYWYAFVTRPRHEKRVEKQLRGNGVDCYLPLHRTLHQWKDRRKYVEVPLFSCYIFAHISYFKRYDVLTVPGVVRIVSIGNQPTPVRDEEIEAVRALLASKTSFELSQELHYGDRVRIVEGPLAGVEGELVDFRCGQKVALNVGVIGQSLLVEIEQSKLVRVAASQEHDKSASKWVARWRSMGLPLRE
- a CDS encoding SDR family oxidoreductase → MAHYLVTGGGGFIGSHLVEELLRRGNRVRVLDNFATGKRENIAALLAALRDEQPQVDFAGRLEVVEGDVRSYHIVREAVEGVDFVLHQAALPSVPRSVKDPITSNEVNVVGTLNILNAAKETGVRRIVYASSSSIYGDLETLPKTEDMLPKPLSPYAVSKLAGEKYCQVFTRLYGLETVCLRYFNVFGPRQDPASQYSAVIPKFIRLIAQGERPTVYGDGSQSRDFTYVGNVVQANLLACEAAPEECSGEVFNIAYGRRVTINELVRVLNELLGRNVEPIYAEPRLGDVKHSLANIGKARQYLGYNPEIDFAEGLRRCVAFFMRQERIEAEQQRKETVHG
- a CDS encoding Gfo/Idh/MocA family oxidoreductase; its protein translation is MADFAVVGAGRWGKNHVRTLHELGKLRAIVETDAGRRQEMAALYPGVAVYASVQESLAAELDGYVVATPAASHFAVTKFLLEQGKHVLVEKPLALSSKDAAELADLADRKGCKLMVGHVLLYHPAIRKIKELLDQGALGRLQYMYSNRLNLGTVRTEENILWSFAPHDISIFQYFVGALPEAVVCEGGVFLQPDVHDTTMTVLRYPDNVVGHIFVSWLHPFKEHRLVVIGSKGMVSFEDSSARKELLFYEKGIDWVAGEPVTREGATRAIDYEKKMPLTEELRHFVECVEQDKVPLTNARVGVEVLRILEMAEASLKKVPPPRPVREFYAHESAVVDKGAKIGKGTKIWHNSQVQAGAQIGENCVIGHNCFVAGRAVLGNGVKLESNVDVWDLVTLEDYVFAGPSAVFTNDINPRSRYPKAKYPQYGKWVPTLVKQGASIGANATIVCGVTIGRHAFIGAGAVVTRDVPDYGLVVGSPARLIGWMCECGTRLPLAKEPPDGSHAQCPTCARGYQFTSGSLVEVSEG
- a CDS encoding GxxExxY protein; translation: MTENDIAREVLNAAFAVHTKLGPGLFETVYEAALAHELRRRGLRVEQQKDLPVRYENVRIDVGFRMDLLVEDKVVVELKSVEEVVPVHKKQLLTYLRLADKRLGLLINFNTARLKDGITRIVNQLPE